Genomic DNA from Procambarus clarkii isolate CNS0578487 chromosome 34, FALCON_Pclarkii_2.0, whole genome shotgun sequence:
TACAAAATAGGGGTAACAGACTACAACTGAACGGACGAAAGATAGCAGCTTTTAATAGGTCATTGCCAATACAATTTCCCACTTTGGAGTAGATAACAAGTTGATAACAACTTAAATACATATTGGAAGACCTCCCCTCGATATCAGATGAAGCTGGAGTGAAGTGCTTGAGGCAGACTCCACACATGAGTGTAAATAGTTGATAAGATAAACCGAAAAAGCAACTAGGAAGGTATTACAGCAGCTGTGCTGAGCCGGGCCCTGCGAGCTACAGCTCAACCCCCTAGAGACCTGTACAACCACACACAAGTGAACATTTACACATATACTGAGCTATGGACGCACGAGATGAGAGTAGCTGTACGAAGATGCGTACATGATCCACGATGGTTCAATAGTTCCAACAGCCTACATATCCGGTCAAATTATAcctaggccaggccaggccaagcCAGGCCAACATGAGCCAAGGTAAGCCAGCTCAACACAAATCAAACCAGACCAAGCTAGACCAGGCCAAGTCAAGTCAAGACAAACCAACGCTAGCCAAGTTAAGCCAGGCCAAGCCAGGCCAAGCCAAGCCAACGCTAGCCAAGTTAAGCCAAGCCAAGCCAGGCCAAGCCAAGCCAACGCTAGCCAAGTTAAGCCAAGCCAAGCCAGGCCAAGCCAGGCCAAGCCAAGCCAACGCTAGCCAAGTTAAGCCAGGCCAAGCCAGGCCAAGCCAAACCAACGCTAGCCAAGTTAAGCCAGGCCAAGCCAGGCCAAGCCAAACCAACGCTAGCCAAGTTAAGCCAGGCCAAGCCATCAAACCAGCGAGgcagacaccagcagcagcagcaatcagTCTACAGAGACGCAGCCGACCCACCATAAGTCCTGCTAGGCTCCCTATTTCCTCCTAATTAGGTGCCATTGTGACGTCATTTCCGGCACTCGCCGCTACGCTGCCGCCAATATTAATAACCGCATTAGCGGATATCTTACGCACTAGCGGACGCGAGATGACGCCGCCTGGCGCTGGGGAGGAAGCTTCAACATGTGGAAACAGGTGCGTCCGACTGTGCGTTCAGAGGGTCAGGGGAGCGGTGGAATTGGGAGAGAGAAATGGGGGTTGGTGAGGGGAGAGAaatgggggttggtgggggagagaaatgggggttggtgggggagagaaatgggggttggtggggggagagaaatgggggttggtggggggagagaaatgggggttggtggggggagagaaatgggggttggtgggggagagaaatgggggttggtgggggagagaaatgggggttggtgggggagagaaATGGGGGTTagaggagggagaaaggggaacGAGGAGAAAGAAATAGGATTGGGGTGGAGAGACGCAATGCAACGGAGAAGGATGAATACCAACATAAGGATGGGATGGTGACCCAGGGTGGGAAGGATGGTGACCCAGGATGGAATGGATGGTGACCCAGGATGGAATGGATGGTGACCCAGGATGGAATGGATAGTGACCCTGGGAACAAGTTGgcaggatatttggggct
This window encodes:
- the LOC138371051 gene encoding caspase recruitment domain-containing protein 6-like → MSQGKPAQHKSNQTKLDQAKSSQDKPTLAKLSQAKPGQAKPTLAKLSQAKPGQAKPTLAKLSQAKPGQARPSQANASQVKPGQARPSQTNASQVKPGQARPSQTNASQVKPGQAIKPARQTPAAAAISLQRRSRPTISPARLPISS